The Juglans regia cultivar Chandler chromosome 10, Walnut 2.0, whole genome shotgun sequence genome includes the window attttacaatttgacaaatcaaaacaaaccacatcagtttataaaattacttttaaataatcattttgtgacTAGAagatttttcttgtaaaaataccaacttttttttaatttcccatcttatttaaatttcaagttttccatacataacattaatttaaaagtcTACACAAAGTATTGTAAAAAGAGTCCTCTCTTGCATATAGCCGTAGTTgtggaaaataatattaataataattacatacAATCACAGCCCTGCCACTGGAAATTCAATATCCCTAACATCTAGTAGTACATCCGGCTGAAATAAAGATGTCCATCATCTCGAAaactcataattttttcaacAGCATACAATAGGGGCAGGAAGAGAGATTCAGAACGAAAGAAGACATAAGATGGAGAAACAGAAGATGAAAAAACAGATTCTGTTGAGCGACTTAGCAGCCTGCATTACATGCCTTCTGACTCTTGGACTACTGCTCCCTGAAAGATGGTATGAATTTGGATATGTATATACGTTTGTTACGGTGTTTTTGAAGACCCTTGCATACACCATTTCTCCAAACACACCAATCCGTGAATCAAACATATTTGCCGTTGTATCGGCTGGGTTGAGCATCGAAAAAGTATTGTAATGGTCTGAGTTGGGGTGGTATTGTTGTCCTTGATACGAATAATTTTCCTGGTAAAATTGCTGAGTTGATCTTGGTGTGTCAAAACCACTAACAGGACCAAGAGGTCTTCGAGGTATGACTATCCCAAGACTAGGGGCTTTGCCTTTAGAAAGTTTTGTCTTTTGGCCCTTGCCATAGAGTGGGACTAGGGATGTTTGGGAAATCTCAGCTTTGCATACAGGGCATTGCTGCTGTTGCTGGTCTTGATCTTCACAAGATTCGCTCTGGAAATGAAGCCATTTGTAAATGCAGGGCCAGCAGTACAGGTGACCACAGAGTGTCACCACTGGATCTTGCACAGTCTCTAGACAGATGTTGCAATCAAACCCATCCGAGGTATTATTTTCAGCATATGCGAATGCATCAGAGACAGATTTCCACTTTTCTAGGGAAGACTTATCCTCTCCAAATGAGTCATTTTGAGACAAGGCCTCCTCAAAGTACTGCTCTATGGCCATTTATCTGTCAATGGATATGTTTTCCTTTGATATCTAAATCTGAGaacaaaacgaaaaagaaaaacaaggttAGTAAGGATGCAAAGAGACAGAGAGATTGACACGAGATATATCCCTGCAACCAAACACACCTCAGACAGGCCAAAGGGCAAAAAGAAAACATAGGATTTCATCCACCCAAAGGCCAAATtagattaaataataaaataatcgaAGCCCCTCTTTAATAATCGAAGTAGACTTTTATATGTGACGATAAGCTGCATAGAGGCAGTATTAGAGATTGCACAAACCCATTCCTATGTCAGCATATAAATCAGTACAGATATTGAACAACTTGAGGAAATTGAATCGAAATTGCTTTCTAGAAAGATTCAGACTTGATTCAGTAAAAGCTTTACATCcgaaatataaaagtaattggATTATTAAAATACCATATCCAGATCAAGTCCGATGCAGTATTAATCAACGtctaaaaacatcaaaatatccCAACACCATCACAAAACAGAGgaacaaaaaatcatattaagaATATGGCAATTGTTGGCAGGTAGGAAATGGGTGAACAAAAGCTCATCTTACATCTTCACAAAAGCTTCCCACATAAACCTAAATTGCTTAACTCCCATCTAACTGCTTACCCCAATTCAAGTTTCAAAGGCCTGAGATCTTTAACCCTCGTCTATCCCTAATAAAGATCTGATTTTTAAGGTTATTCAGAAAGAGAGGGATAACCAACATAATCATCGACGTTTTAACATCTATCTCAGAACGAATTAGCAAAGCAGACAATATAAGAACTCAAGATTATATTATGTTTCAAACATCTTCCATTATAATCAtgtgtataaaaataataaacttagacaatcaatagaaaatataatattgatagGATGAGATCCAAAACTctgcttatcaaaaaaaaaaaaaaaaagatccaaaactCCTTACCTATGCacttaaaagaaagaaaactagcTTCCTGATGACCCAATAAAGACAACTAGATTTGAATCCCACTTAATTCTTATGCGAAGCAAATAGATCCTCAAGAAGCGAATCATAAACTTCAAAAAGTGCCTAATCTCGATgcctataattttttattcagaaTTAAGGAGACAGATAACACAAACAACAAGGAACCACCATAAAAGCATCAAACTCCCACCAACGAAATACAATCAATGTTCAGGAAGAGCCGACCCacaaataaaaatgagttttaacAGTTCAAACTGCATCTAAAACTACTCCTTGGAAAGAGACAAAAGGGTAAGCAACATTAGTCTTCAAGCAGACACGAGCTTCGCGCatgctgttttttatttttatttttttttttaaaaagaacggTATTTGATCGAGATTGATGAAAAACGCAGAAATTTCACCCATTTTTTTGAGTCAAATGAGCTCCTTAAAAGAATCGACAAGAAAACGAAAGATTCAAGTAAGAAATAGAAGAAGCAGAAAACGACACAAACCCAGCTTGCGAAGTCTGGGTTCCTTTTGCCAAACCCAATAAAAACCCAAGTCCTTTTTGCTTAAACAGAGAATCTATACAAATTTCCAGGGAAACGAAAAGTCGCACTCTAATAAATTTCGCGTCTTAAGAGactagtttttctctttttgtttttcgttGTCTTTCAAGACCCGGTTTGTTGGAGTCTATTATAACAGATAAGCAAGCAAGTTGGAGTCTTTGATATCCGAGTAAATATTTCTTCAGAATAGTTTCCATCGAAACAGAGATAGAGAGAGCCATCTCAAAGGATTCCAGAGACGGATCCGAGCTCATTAGACCCTTGTAACATACATACACTGATGCAGAGACACAGACGTGCGTATATGTTTGTGCTGTGAGACTCTTACGCAAAGACAGAAGAGATAAAGAGATTGGGAAACGTACCAAAAAGATGAGAGATTGGTTTGGTTTTCGAGATGTGTTCGTAGCTTGTTGGCAATGGCGAAacagagacggagagagagtcGAGAGGTTGGCAGTGGCGAACGGCTAATTGAGAGGAGGCAATAACGACTGGCGTTGGAGGCTTTTATAATTGAGAGAATGGTACTTTGTCGTCAGGATACTAACGTGTCACGTcagttaatttttatttatttttcataactaataatatcattttactaaaaaagagagtgttgtttggatacaaaaatgaaaagatttatcaatttattttattttatctaattattatattttttttaaaaaatttttatataaaatataataaatatttttttttaataattttaaaaaaaataatattttatttaatttttaattttttaacttatcatgtctaaatcttttttaaaaagcagGCTCCCGACATATTGTCCGTATAAAAGTACAActacaaaaaagagaaaaagtaatatgaaataactctaaagaaaagttatattctCACCTCTTTTACGTGATCTGGGCGGTTTACTTTTacagatattttaattatttcatccatCAGATctaaatatcataaataaaataatttttaatttaaaatatttaactttttcatttaattattacttaattattataattttcttcaactttctaataaaatattaaaaataattcaatttttttaaaatttaaaaacaattatattaaaaattatttttaactctcttttaattttataaattttttattcgatttattctctcttatttctcatatttacataaaaatcttaactcaaattatttcaaaactatttacaaattatctcactattatttataaatttttcatctcatctgtataataaatgagagatttaagaataatatttgatttataaaatttaaaatttaaaatttatgtttcgAATAGAAATTTATCAAGTGTGTACTacacaaacttaaaaaaaatatatctcaaaaTGAAAATGGTGAGATTGTTTGGTATTAATGATTATGCCAAGGAAATAATCATCATTAAAGTCgggttttccttttttgtgcGATGCCATTGGAGGAGGATCGTGTTAATGCTAACATGAGTAATGATGTTTTGGATTTGTTTGCTTTTAGACGGAGCTTCCTTGGTGGTCTTCTTCTTTACTATATTCTCATCAAACCAAACAATGACAAATGCATGTTTtcagtaaaaaaacaaaataaaaaaatatcttctagAAACGTCGGAAAATACATGACTGATAGAATGAGCACATATGCATGGTGGAAGGCGAAGGCGGGCGTGCCAAATCAGCAAGGCCGTGCGTGGTGGCTGTGGGTTGGTGGGCggtgccaattttttttttttttttaaattcttgtttccgtattttatttcattatttttttttacactaggCTAGCttccttcatttatttatttaagtattgTTAAATATCCTcccttttccaaaatatttttcctttgttttgtgAGAAAACAAATACAACTATCTTCATGCTAAGaccatttacttttttatttttttgtacttataattttacatataaaactaattttattattatttttttaaatttaaattttgaattttgaattttataattattaatatatcaataattgacacgtaaataagtaaatttgttttacaagtttttcttaaaaatagttaatattttaaaaaaagtccaGTGTTGGTCATCACtaaggtgcggtttggatagttaattgagatgaaaattgaataaaatattattagaacattattttttaatatgattattattttaaaat containing:
- the LOC109019709 gene encoding E3 ubiquitin-protein ligase RMA1H1-like, which translates into the protein MAIEQYFEEALSQNDSFGEDKSSLEKWKSVSDAFAYAENNTSDGFDCNICLETVQDPVVTLCGHLYCWPCIYKWLHFQSESCEDQDQQQQQCPVCKAEISQTSLVPLYGKGQKTKLSKGKAPSLGIVIPRRPLGPVSGFDTPRSTQQFYQENYSYQGQQYHPNSDHYNTFSMLNPADTTANMFDSRIGVFGEMVYARVFKNTVTNVYTYPNSYHLSGSSSPRVRRHVMQAAKSLNRICFFIFCFSILCLLSF